The Streptomyces bacillaris sequence ATTCCGAGCGCGCCGAAGGCCGGATAGCCGGCTCGGTGCACATCCCGATCCACCAGGTGCACCGCCGCATCGGTGAGGTGCCGGACGGGACGGTGTGGGTGCACTGCGCGGGCGGAATGCGCGCGGGCATCGCCGCCTCCCTGCTGGATGCCGCCGGTAGGCGGGTGGTGGCCGTGGACGACGGCTTCGACGCTGCCGAGAAGGCCGGGCTGACCGTCCTGACCGGCTGACCAGGCACCAGGCCGGCGCCCCCGCAGGGGGGGCGCCGATGAAAGATGAGGCGGGTATCTGATGTTCCTCTTCCGCAAGAGCCGGAAGCGCGTGTCCGTCGACGAGGCGCAGGCCATTACCGGCGGTGATCGGTCCGATGCCGTTCTGCTGGACGTGCGCGAGAAAGGCGAGTGGAGATCCGGGCATGCCCCCAACGCTGTGCACGCCCCGCTGACCGGCCTGGTTACGGGTGGGGCACTGCCCGCGACCGCGCAGGGCCGGGCGCTGGTGGTGATCTGTCGCAGCGGGCACCGCTCCCAGCAGGCCGCGAAGCTCCTGGCCGAACGAGGCGCGGACGCGGTGGACGTGGAGGGCGGCATGAACGCGTGGGCCGCCGCCGGGTATCCGGTCGTCGACGAGCGCGGGAACAGCGGCTCGATAGCGTGAGCACCCTCATACTCGCCCTCGTCGCCGGGGCTGTCATCGGACTGGCCCTCGGCGCCCTGGGCGGCGGTGGCAGCGTCCTCGCGGTCCCCGCCCTGATCTACCTGCTCGGTTTCTCCCCGGCCTCGGCCACCACCGCCAGCCTGATCATCGTCACCGCGACCTCCGCCACCGCCCTGTTCGCCCACGCCCGCGACGGCAACGTCGCCTGGAAGACCGGCGCCCCATTCGCACTCGCGGGCATCGTCCCGGCCTTCCTCGCCGGGGCCGCCTCCGGGCACCTGCCCGCCGCCGTACTCACCGCAGCGTTCGCAGCCATCGCCGCCCTGGCTGCCCTGCGCATGCTGCGCCCCACCGAATCGGCGCCGCCCGAGCGGATACGCCCGGCGAAAGCAGCCGTCACCGGAGCCGGGCTCGGTGCCGTCACCGGTTTCCTCGGCGTCGGCGGGGGGTTCCTCGCCGTCCCCGCCCTGGTCAGCGTCCTCGGCCTGCGGATGAGGCAGGCAGTGGGCACCAGCCTCCTGGTCATCACCGTCAACTCCCTGGCCGCTCTCACCGCCAGAACAGGGGCTGGAGGGGACGTGCGCTGGGAAGTGATCGCCCCCTTCACCGGAGCGGCGATCCTCGGTGCCTGGGACGGAAAACGCCTGTTCACCAAGATCAGCGGGCAGCGCCTCCAGCGCATCTTCGCCTACGTTCTGTTGGCGGTGGCGCTCTGGATGCTCATGGACGTCATCGTCTGAGCCGAGCGGTGAGCACCATCACCGCCGCGCTCCGGTCGGCCTCATCAGGCCAGGGACAGGAACAGCTTCTCCAGTCGGGCGCGCATCTCATCCCGGTCCTCGCCGGAGCGACTGCCGTCCTCCATCTCGGTGAGGCACTGCTGGAGCCCGGTGGCGATGATCGCGAAACCCGCCCGGTCCAGAGCCCGGGACGCAGCCGCCAGCTGCGTCACGACCTCCTCGCAGTCCCGCCCCTCCTCGATCATCCGGATCACCCCGGAGATCTGCCCTTGCGCACGGCGCAACCGGTTCAGAACCGCTTTCAGCTCCGCGCCCGCCAGATCAAGCTCCATCACCACTCCTCATCACATACCCCCAGGGGTAAATATACTCCCCCGTGCGGGAGCCCCGCCGACAGCAAAGGATGACACTCGCCATGACCACGCCCACCGCCCTCGGTACCGGTGAAGCCCGCACCCGCCTGCACGAACTGACCGTCATCGACGTCCGCACCCCCGGCGAATACGCCGCAGGTCACCTGCCCGGGGCCCTGAACATCCCCCTGGACCACATCCAGCGCGCCCTGCCCGACATCCGCGACGCGGCACACCGCAAGGACGTACTGGTCGTCTGCGCATCCGGTGCCCGCTCCGAGAACGCCTGCAAGATCCTCGCCGAGAACGGCATCACCACCACGACCCTCTCCGGCGGCACCGGAGCCTGGGCTGCCGGCGGCCACGAACTCCACCGTCCGCAGGGCTCGGCCCGCACCGTGTGGGGCATGGAGCGCCAGGTCCGCCTCACGGCCGGCGCCCTCGTCCTGCTCGGCCTTCTGCTCGGCGTTCTCATCCACCCGGCCTTCCAGATCCTGTCGGCCGGCATTGCTGGCGGGCTGGTCTTCTCCGCACTCACCAACACCTGCGGCATGGCTACGATCCTCACCAAGCTCCCGCACAACCGCCCCCGTGCCCACGACCTCGACCGCACGCTGGCGGAACTGCGCAGCCGCTGATCTGCGACGACATAAGGGCGGGGGCTCGGCCAACCGGCCCCCGCCCTTGAACCTGCCGCTTGGCACGTCACGTCAGCTCTGCGCGGAGGGCTCTTGCTCATCGACGTCACTGCGCCGCTTTCGGACGGGCCGCAGCAGTACGTACAGCGCCGCCCCCATGACGCCGGCCGCGAGAACCAGCAGGACGAGCCGGTCGGCCACCACAGCACCGATACCGGCAAGCCGCTCTTCCAGCGCGAATTCCGTATCGGTGCTGATCAGCGACGGCAGCGCCGACGTCCCGTCGAGGAGCAGAAACGGCCATGAACGGCATCTTCGGCACTCCTGCGCCTCCGGTGCGGCAGTAACGCACAAAGCCAGAGGGCCGGTACTGAAATCAGTACCGGCCCTCTGACCTGCTACTTAGCTGTCGGGGTGGCGGGATTTGAACCCACGACCTCTTCGTCCCGAACGAAGCGCGCTGCCAAGCTGCGCTACACCCCGATGTCCACCGGTCTCCCGGCGACATCGATTACTTTAGCCCACCTGCGGCCGGAGGCGAAATCCGCTTTCTTCGGCCCCCGGCCCCGCCCCTCAGTCCCGCCCTACGAGCGTCAGCAGCGTGACCTCGGGCGGGCAGGCGAAGCGGACCGGGGTGTAGCGGTTGGTGCCGCAGCCTGCGGAGACATGGAGGTAGGCGCGGTGGCCGCCCGCTGTGTGGGTGGACAGGCCCTTGACCCGGTCGGTGTCCAGGTCGCAGTTGGTGACCAGGGCCCCGTAGAAGGGGATGCACAGCTGGCCGCCGTGGGTGTGGCCCGCCAGGATCAGGGGGTAGCCGTCGGCCGTGAAGGCGTCCAGGGAGCGCAGGTACGGGGCGTGGACCACGCCGATGGAGAGGTCGGCGCCGGTCTCCGGGCCGCCCTGGACCTCCGCGTACCGGTCCCGCTTGATGTGCGGGTCGTCCAGGCCCGTGAAGGCGATCTCCATGCCGTCCAGCTTGAGCCGGCCCCGGGTGTTCGACAGGTCCAGCCAGCCCGCCTCGTCGAAGGCGTCCCGCATCGGCTCCCAGGGGTTGTGGACGGCGCCGACGACGGGCTCGTTGCCGTTGAGGCCGTGCTTGCCCTGGATCTTCTCCAGGAGGTAGCGGCCCGGGTTGCGCAGCCTCGGCCCGTAGTAGTCGTTGGAGCCGAAGACGTACACCCCCGGGAACTCCATCAGCGGCCCGAGCGCGTCCAGCACCTCCGGTACGGCATCCGGGTCGGAGAGGTTGTCGCCCGTGTTCACCACGAAGTCCGGGCGCAAGCCCGCCAGCGACTGGAGCCAGGCCCGCTTCTTGCGCTGGCCGCTCACCATGTGGATGTCGGACACCTGGAGGACGCGCAACGGACGTGCCCCGTGCGGGAGTACGGGAACGGTCACCCGCCGCAGGCGGAACGAGCGGGCCTCGAACCCGGCGGCGTAGGCGAGACCGGCAGCCCCGACCGCCGCGCCGACTGCCGTGACTTTCAGGGGGACTCCGTAGCGTGCGCGCATGCGTCCATCGTCGCAGACCCGGTGCGGCCCGAGGAAAACCGGAGGGCGGCGTACGCCCCGTACCTGTCACAATCACGGCATGACCACGCTCAAGTCCAAGCTCAAGGAAGACCTCCACACGGCCATGAAGGCGCGTGACGAGCTGACCTCGTCCACCCTTCGGCTCACCCTCACCGCGATCACGAAGGAAGAGGTCAGCGGCACGTCGGCGCGCGAGCTCTCCGACGACGAGGTGCAGAAGGTGATCGCCAAGGAGGCGAAGAAGCGCCGTGAGGCGGCGGAGGCGTTCGCCCAGGGCGGCCGGGCCGAGCAGGCGGAGCGGGAGAAGGCGGAGGGTGAGCTGCTGGAGCAGTACCTGCCCAAGCAGCTCACCGACGACGAGCTGAACGCGATCGTGGCGTCCGCCGTCGAGGAGGCCAAGGCCGCCGGAGCCGAGGGGCCGCGTGCCATGGGCGCCGTCATGAAGATCGTCAACCCCAAGGTGGCCGGTCTCGCCGAGGGCGGCCGCGTCGCCGCCGCAGTGAAGAAGCTCCTCGCGGGCTGAGTCCGTCAGGGGGCAGAAGGCTGAGTCTGTCGAGCTCCCCGCGGGCCGAGCCCGGTAGAGAAGCCGAGACCGCCGGAGTTCCTTGCGGGCCGAGTCCGTCAGGAAGCCGAGACTGCTGGAGTTCCTCGCGGGCTCAGCCCGGCAGGGAAGCCGGCCTGCCGAGCCCGGTGTGGAAGGCTGCCGAGCCCCTCAAGCCCAGCCCCTCAAGGGCCACTCAAGCCCAGCCCCTCAGGCCGCCCGGCCCACCGAGGGAGACGAAAAGGGGGCGCCCCGGTCCTTCGACCGGGGCGCCCCCTTTTCGTACGTACGTCTCCGGCTCAGGGGCCGGACCTGCCGCCGCCCCGCTGGTCCTGGTCCTCGCCGCCGCCGGGGCCGCCGATCAGGCCGGGCGGGAGCTGGATGCCGGGCGTCCGGTCGCGGCCGGGCTTGCCGTCCTCGCGGTCGCCATCGCCGCCACGGCCGCCCTCACGGTCGCCGTCACCCTTCTCCTTGTCCTCCTTCTCCTTCGCCCGGGGGACGGAGACGGGATTGAACGAGGGGGTCTCGGCGGCGTCGAGCGCGCCGGTCATGGCGATCTTCCAGATCGGGCCGGGGAGGCAGCCGCCGCAGACCTTCGGGTAGTACTGGCCGCCGATGGTGACGTTGAACATCGAGCTCTTCTCGCCGATGTCGTCCCCGACCCACACCGCGGTCGAGAGGTTCGGCGTGTACCCGACGAACCAGGCGTCCTTGCGGTCGTTCGTCGTACCCGTCTTGCCCGCGTTGTCCCGGTCGCTCAGCCCCGCCTGCGTACCGGTGCCGTCCTCCACCACGCCCTTGAGCATCTGGTTGATGGTGTCCGCCGTCTTCTCGCTCATCGCCCGCGAGCAGGCCGACTGGGGGACCTTGAGCTTCTTGCCGTTCGGGTCGGTGATCGACTCGATGGCGATCGGCGTGCAGTACGTGCCCCGGTTGGCGAACGCGGCGTACGCGGAGGCCATGGAGAGCGGGGTGCTCACCTCACTGCCGAGGGTGATCGAGGGCGCTTCCACGATCTTCTTGCCGTCGCCGCGCTCGTAACCGACCTTCTTCGCCATCTCCACGGTCTCGCAGAGGCCGGCCTTCTGCTCCAGCAGCGCGAAGTAGGTGTTGATGGACTTGCCGAGCGCACTGGTCATGTCCCAGGAGCCGGTCTCGGACTCCAGCTCGTTCTGCAGGGGCCACTCCGCGTAGCCCGCCGGGGAGCCGGAGCAGTTCCGGAAGTCCTTCTCCTGGAGGGTGATCTTCCAGTCCGTCGAGAACGAGGTCTCCGGGCCGATGCCCTTCTCCAGCGCCGCCGCCGCGGTGAACGGCTTGAACGTCGAGCCGACCTGGAAGCCGTACGTGCTGCCGCCCATCTTGTTGCTGACGGCGAGGTTGAGCACGGTCTCGTTCTGCTTCTGATCCAGGCCGTACGGGCGGGACTGGCCCATCGAGAGGATCTTGCCGCTGCCCGGCTGCACCTGGACCACGGAGGCCGCGAACTTGTCGTCCTTGTTCACCCGGGCGGTCGCGGCCTGGTTGGCGGCCTGCTGGGCGCGCGGGTCGAGCGTGGTCCTGATGGTGAGCCCGCCGAGGTTCCAGAGCTTGGAGCGCTCCTCCTCGGTCTCGCCGAACGCCGGGTCGGTCAGGATCGTCTTGCGTACGTAGTCGCAGAAGAACCCGGAACCGCTGACGGCCGTGATGCAGCCGTTCTTCGGCTTGCTCACCTTCAGCTTGATCGGGGTTTCCATGGCCTTGTCGGCCTCGGCCTGCGTGATGGCGCGGGTGGCGGCCATCCGGGCCAGCACGGTGTTGCGGCGCTTCGTGGCCTCTTCCGTGTCGTTGACCGGGTCGTAGCGGGTCGGTGACTGGACGATGCCGGCGAGCAGCGCGGCCTCCTCCAGCTTCAGGTCCTTGGCGCGCTTGGAGAAGTAGCGCTGGGACGCGGCCTCGACGCCGTACGCCTGCTGCCCGAAGAACGTGATGTTGAGGTAGTTCTCCAGGATCTTCTTCTTGCCCAGCTCCTCCTCGACCTGGATCGCGTACTTCAGCTCGCGGACCTTGCGGCCGATCGTCTGCTGGGTGGCCTGCGCGACCTTCTCCTGGTCGTCGCCCGCCTCCTCGACGAACACGTTCTTCACGTACTGCTGGGTGAGGGTCGACGCGCCCTGCGCGGTCCCGCCCGTCTGTACGTTGCGGTTCATCGCGCGCAGGATGCCCTTGAGGTCGACCGCCCCGTGCTCGTAGAAGCGGGAGTCCTCGATCGCGATGATCGCGTCCTGCATGTACGGGGAGATGTCCTTGAGCGGGACCACCGTCCGGTCGCGGGAGTAGACCGTCGCGATCGCACCGCCGTCGCGGTCCAGGATCGTGGTCCGCTGGCTGAGCGGCGGAGTCTTCAGGTTGGAGGGGATCTCGTCGAACCCTTCGACCGTCCCCTTGGCGGCGAGCCCCAACGCTCCGGCCGCGGGCAGCGCGATGCCTGCCAGGACAGCTCCGGAGAGCGCGGCGACACCGAGGAACTTGGCGGCCTGCTGGGTCGTGGTGAGACCCCCGCCCGAGCGCTTCTTTGGCATGAGGGCAGCCTAATCCGTAGTGATGAGCGTTCTGTAGGAACGGGGGGCCCTCGGAGCGTTCGCGTACCAGACCGTGACATCCGGCGGGGGTGACCGCACCCGAGACCGGGGGTGACCGCCTCGGAGGCATGGAGGCATGGAGGCACGGATGTGGCCGCTTCGGAGGCATGGATGGGGCCGCATGGCCATGACGGCAGGCGTCCGCGTTCTCGTGCCGACGTTGTCATTCGCCGGACAGGCGGACAGGCCTTGGCCTAAGCTGCTCTCAACTGTCACAGCTGTCCGGTTCCGTATCAACCCCCCTGCAACCCCATGCACCTCTTCTGGTCATTCTTCTCCCGGCCGACGCACAGGTGAATCGCACATCGCGGCGCTCCCGAAATCGCCCCGTGTGTCACTGAACGCCCCTTGCCATTCGGGTGTACTGTCCCGATTTCGCGGCGTTAGTCGTGCATGTCTTCCCCTCACTCCCCTGGGTGATCTGCCGCATACGCATAGTCCGTTCGGACCATTCAAGATTGGGCCCGAAGGGGGTGTTGTGCTGTCCCCGCCTTCCGTAACGTCCTCAACTGGCAGCGGTGAATATGCCGCTACCGCCGTGGGGGAGCCTCGATTCGGGAGAGGACGGCGCCGGCATGGGCTGGGTAACCGACTGGAGTGCGCAGGCAGCCTGCCGCACTACCGATCCGGATGAACTGTTCGTACAAGGGGCAGCGCAGAACAGGGCCAAGGCGGTGTGCACCGGATGCCCGGTGCGGACCGAGTGCCTGGCCGACGCGCTGGACAATCGCGTCGAGTTCGGCGTGTGGGGCGGAATGACGGAGCGGGAGCGCCGCGCACTGCTGCGCCGCCGGCCCACCGTCACGTCCTGGCGCCGCCTGCTGGAGACCGCACGCAGTGAGTACGAGCGGTCCACCGGCATGCTGCCCGCGGTGATCGGGCTGGAGGACGACGAGCTTCAGGAGACGTACGCCGCGGTGGGCTAGGCGCCCGCGCGGTTCGGAGGGGCAGGCAGCCCCGGAGGGCGGGCAGCTCGGGCAGGGCTGCCGGTTGATCGGATCAGGGCTGCCGGCTGATCAGGGCAGGATGCCCGCTGATCGTCGGGACTGCGGAGTACGGGAGCGCGGGGGGCCGAGGTCTACGCCGCTCCGGCCGGGGCCGGGGAGGAACCGGTCGCCAGTCGGTCGCCGATGGCCCGCAGGCCGTCCAGGTCGTGCACATCGCCCGGCAGCGCCGCCACCGCGGTCACCGGGACCTCGGGGTGCAGCTCGGTGAAGCGGTCGCGGGTGTGCTGTTCGCGCGCGACCACCTGCATGCGCTCGGCGTGCAGACGCAGCAGACCGGCCGTCAGTTCGTCGATGTCCAGCGGGGCTTCGTCGGCTTCGGTGGACGTGCCGGATGCGTCGGCGCCGCCTTCGGTGGTCGAGCCGTCGTCCGTCGTCCTGTCCGCGTCATCGGAGTCATCGGCGTTCTCGGTGCTCTTCGCGTGCTTCTTCTCGGGCCGGTTCGCGTGGTCGTGCTCGTACGTGGAGTCGTCGTGCTCGTGCCTGGTCTCGTGCTCGTACGCGGTCTCGTGGTCGTGCGTGGAGTCGTCGTGCTCATGTCCGTGCTCGGGGGAGAGCGGCGCGGCGGTTTCGGGGTGGGCGGCCGAGGGGGCGGGGGTCTCCCGGTCACCAAGGCCAGCCTTCCCGGTCGCCTGATCCACAATGCGGGCGTCGTCAAGATTTTCTGCGGCGGTCAGCGCCTGCTCGGCGGAGAGCCGGGACGCCTCGCTGCCGTGCGCCCGGTTGAGGACGAGACCGGCCAGCGGCATGTCCTCCGCCGCCAGCCGCTCCACGAAGTACGCGGCCTCGCGCAGCGCGTCCCGCTCCGGGGTCGCGACCACGAGGAACGCCGTACCGGGGGCCTGGAGCAGCTTGTACGTGGCGTCGGCGCGGCTGCGGAAGCCGCCGAACATGGTGTCCATCGCGGCGACGAACGTCTGCACGTCCCGCAGGAACTGGCCGCCGAGCAGCTTGCCCAGCGTCCCGGTCATCATCGACATACCGACATTGAGGAACTTCATCCCGGCCCGGCCGCCCACCTTCGCGGGCGCCATCAGCAGCCGGATGAACTTCCCGTCCAGGAACGAGCCGAGCCGCTTGGGCGCGTCCAGGAAGTCCAGCGCGGAGCGCGAGGGCGGGGTGTCGACGATGATCAGGTCCCACTCGTCGCGCGCCCGCAGCTGCCCGAGCTTCTCCATCGCCATGTACTCCTGCGTACCGGCGAACCCGGCCGACAGGGACTGGTAGAAGGGGTTCTCCAGGATCGCGCGGGCCCTCTCGGCGTCCGCGTGGGCCTCGACGGTCTCGTCGAAGGTCCGCTTCATGTCCAGCATCATGGCGTGCAGTTCGCCGTCGCCCGCGATGCCGTCGACCCGGCGCGGGACGTTGTCCAGCTGGTCGATGCCCATGGACTGGGCGAGCCGGCGGGCCGGGTCGATGGTGAGGACGACGACCTTCCGGCCGCGCTCGGCCGCCCGTACGCCGAGGGCCGCGGCGGTCGTGGTCTTGCCGACACCGCCGGAGCCGCAGCAGACGATGATCCGGATCCCCGGGTCGTCGAGCAGCGCGTCGGTGTCCAGCCCGGGAAGCCCCTCCGTGCCAGTGCCGGTGCCGCTTCCCGTGCGGGTGCCGGGTTCTGTGCCGGTGTTGATGCCGCTGCCCGTGCCGGTGCCCGTACTCATGAATCCGTCCCCCCTGATGAATCCGCCCCTTCCCCCACGCCCTGTTTACGGAGCTCCGTGGCCAGGTCGTGCAGGGCGGCGAGGTCCACCCCGTCGTCGGCCAGCGGCAGCTCGGCGGTCGGCAGGCCGAGGCCGGCCAGCACGGCACGCTGCTCGCGCTCCAGGCCGACGCGCTGGGCGTGCTCGGCGGCCTGCTCGATCAGGGGCCGTACGAGGGCGGCGGAGCCGGTCACTCCGGCGCGGGTCAGCGTCTTGGCGATCTCCTTGCGGCGGCCGGTCGCGGCGGTGCGCAGGGTCTCCTCGTCGACGACGTGCGGGCGGACCATGTTCACGATGACGTGGCCCACGGGGAGGTCGGCGGCGCGCAGTTCGGCGATGCCGTCCGCGGTCTCCTGGACCGGCATCTCCTCCAGCAGGGTCACCAGGTGGACCGCGGTCTTCGGGGACTTCAGGACCCGCATCACGGCCTGGGCCTGGTTGTGTATCGGGCCGATCCTGGCCAGCCCCGCGACCTCGTCGTTGACGTTCAGGAAGCGCGTGATCCGGCCGGTCGGCGGAGCGTCCATGATCACGTGGTCGTAGACGTACCGGCCCTGCTTGTCCTTGCGGCGTACGGCTTCGCACGCCTTGCCGGTCAGCAGAACGTCCCGGACCCCGGGCGCGATGGTGGTGGCGAAGTCGATCGCGCCGAGCTTCTTGAGCGCCCGGCCCGCGCCGCCGAGCTTGTAGAACATCTGGAGGTAGTCGAGGAGCGCCTGCTCGGCGTCGATCGCCAGCGCGTGCACCTCGCCGCCGCCCGGCGCGACGGCGATCCTGCGCTCCTCGTAGGGCAGCGCGTCGGCACCGAAGAGCTGCGCGATGCCCTGTCTGCCCTCGACCTCGACGAGGAGGGTGCGCCTGCCCTCGGTCGCGAGGGCGAGCGCGAGGGCGGCGGCGACCGTGGTCTTACCGGTACCGCCCTTGCCGCTGACGACCTGGAACCTGCTCACGTATTCGAGCCTAACCAGTCCGGCCCCGGGCTACGCACGGGACCGTCGGTGCCAGGCGTTACAGTCAGGCCCATGACCAAGTGGGAATACGCGACCGTGCCCCTTCTCGTGCACGCGACCAAGCAGATTCTGGACACCTGGGGCGAGGACGGCTGGGAGCTGGTCCAGGTCGTGCCCGGGCCGAACAACCCCGAGCAGCTCGTGGCCTACCTGAAGCGGGAGAAGGCGTAGTGGCGGGCGCCGTCGAGGCACAGCTCGCGGAGCTGGGCCTGACCCTGCCCGCCGTCGTGCCGCCGCTGGCCTCGTACCAGCCGGCCGTGCAGTCCGGGGTGTACGTCTACACCTCGGGGCAGCTCCCGATGGTGGACGGCAAGCTCGCCGTCACCGGCAAGGTCGGCGCCGAAGTGACGCCGGACGAGGCCAAGGAGCTGGCGAAGACCTGCGCGCTCAACGCCCTGGCCGCCGTGAAGTCGGTCGCCGGCGATCTGGACCGGATCAAGCGCGTCGTGAAGGTCGTGGGCTTCGTCGCCTCGGCCTCCGACTTCACCGGGCAGCCCGCCGTGATCAACGGTGCGAGCGAGCTGCTGGGCGCGGTCCTCGGCGACAAGGGCGTGCACGCGCGCAGCGCCGTGGGCGTCGCCGTGCTGCCGCTGGACGCGCCGGTCGAGGTCGAGGTCCAGGTCGAACTCGTCGAGGCCTGAGGGCCCCTTCTCGCACGTCTTCCTCGTACGTTCTCCTCGTACGTTCTCCGATCCCGTCCGGTCCCCGTGGCCGGGCGGGATCGTCGTGTGTACGGCGCGTGTCGGTCCGTGTCGCGGCGCTGTGATGATCACGGTGCCTCTCGAACATCGGCGCGGTTCCGGATAGCCTCCGGCCATGTCCCAAGGTCAGTGGTACCCCCCGGAATGGCCCGACCGGATCCGGGCGCTCGCCGCCGGTGAGCTGACGGCCGTGACGCCCCGGCAGGCCGCCACCGTGATGCTGCTCCGCGATCCGGGGCACCGGGCCCCGACGCCCGGCCCCGTCGTGCACATGCTGCGCCGGCGGACCTCCATGGCGTTCGCCGGGGGTGCGTACGCCTATCCGGGTGGCGGTGTCGATCCGCGCGACGACGACCGGCTGATCGGGTGGGCCGGTCCCTCCCTGGAGCACTGGGCCGCCCGGCTCGGCGTGGCGACGGCGGCCGAGGCGCAGGCCATCGTCTGTGCGGCGGTGCGCGAGACGTTCGAGGAGGCGGGGGTCCTGCTCGCCGGGGAGACCGCCGGGACCGTGGTCGGCGATACGACCGGGGCCGACTGGGAGGCCGACCGCGAGGCGCTGGTGGCCCGGGACCTGTCCTTCGCGGAGTTCCTGGACCGGCGCGGGCTGCTGCTCCGCTCGGACCTGCTGGGCGCC is a genomic window containing:
- a CDS encoding NUDIX hydrolase, whose translation is MSQGQWYPPEWPDRIRALAAGELTAVTPRQAATVMLLRDPGHRAPTPGPVVHMLRRRTSMAFAGGAYAYPGGGVDPRDDDRLIGWAGPSLEHWAARLGVATAAEAQAIVCAAVRETFEEAGVLLAGETAGTVVGDTTGADWEADREALVARDLSFAEFLDRRGLLLRSDLLGAWARWITPEFEPRRYDTWFFVAALPEGQRTRAVSTEADRAVWIAPGEAARRYDLGELLMMPPTVSTLRALTPFRTAAEALGAADAQDLTPVLAQARLEGDELVLSWPGHDEFTKHVSPHRPVSGEDDGGEA